Part of the Bacteroides fragilis NCTC 9343 genome is shown below.
CCGGAGCTGCTATGGCTTTGGTTGCAATTGCTGCTCCTCCAACCATACCTCCTACCGCTTGCCCTACTCCAGTTGTACTTACAATCCATGTAGAAACAAAAGGTATTGTAAGCATGGAAAATGCTCCAAGTAATGCTGTGAGAAGGAAGCTATTGACACCTCCGGAAGTCATTCCGACATACATAACAAATGCAGCTTCATTTCTAAGCGCATATTCTAAAATTTCAATTTCTCTTTCTATCCCATATTGCATTACTACTAAGGAAATTGATAGTACTATATATGCAATACATGAATATAAACTAACACTGACAAAACGAGCAATCCATTGTATATAAGCATCCCGAAATGCTGGTAAAACAGAGAATGCAAAAGCTAGTGGACCAAGGATAACTAGTATTCCTGTGAATATAATTTGTAGGAAAAAGACAAAATAGGTACATACTTGCCAAAACGTAACAACAATAAATTCAATGATATTAAACATTATCATTTTGGCCTTAGCGACTACATACACATATAATCCAGCTATCTTATCTCCAATAGCTGAAAAGTCTATGCTAAAATCATACCATTTTTTATCCTGAACTTCATTTTCGGCTCTTTCAACAAGAATTGAGGTATGTAATAATTCTACAGCAACGCTATCAATAAGTGCATACCTATTACGAGAGAGTAACTCTACTTCATCTAGCTGATTTGTAAACATTGCCTTACTTTGTGCTGTAAGTACTTCTCCGGGATAACTTATCAAGTTAATAAAAGGAATCCAGAACATAAGAACTAATCCTAGTGCGAATGGGCGCAATAATGGAATAATCTCTAATTTTTTGTCCCCACTCATCATTTTGAAACTTTCCACTCCAAAATATAGTAACATAAAGATTGCTGCTAATGCCTGTGCATCTGCTATGAACTCTCCAAATAGGACAGTTGTCTTATCTCTTAGTCCATCAAATAATTCAAATAAGTATTGATCTATTAATTCATTCATGGTTCATTATTGTTTTATTTATATTATTCAATCTTGTTATTAGTGAAAGAACCTCTATTAGCTCTTTATCAAAATCTAAATAGGCTTCTCTCTTTTTGGAGTTACTCATATGTGAATCATGGATTATCTCTATGTTCTTTTTTATTCTAGTAACTTCATCGGTTATAACTTTGATATGTTCTTTATTACCGTTAGTAGAAGAATATTCAACGAGCTTTTTGTTTATATCATTGAGAATATCATTTCTTCGATTCTTTGTTAAAGTGTACTGATAATCAATCGTTTTATCGCCAAATTTGAAAAGTTCCTGTTTATAAATGGTATCAACTTTAGAGCCTTCTTTTTCGGTTACGGATTTATTATATTTTACGACTGCCATCATTGGAACTTCTTGTAGCTGAAAGTTACGCCTATCCTGTTTCCCGTATTTGTCGTGTAATCCTAAACCGACTAAAGGAATTTTAATGCCTAAGACTTTTTTATACCATATCCAGTAATGATAGTATTCCGGTTGTAGCCGTACCCTATCCATAAACTCCATGTTATTAAGCACACTCCATTTTCCCTTATCCTTTACTGGCATTTGGGAAAAGACATTAGAAGTACCAATAATCAACATTAGGGAAAAAAATAAAAGCACTCTTTTCATATTATCTTTTAGGTTTTACTTTATAATTCTGTAATAAATCATCAACTAATTTTGAACGATTGTCTTTGTATTTAAATACTCCCGGAGCTAATGTTTGTAATACTCCATTTCTTTTTGCTG
Proteins encoded:
- a CDS encoding plasmid transfer protein; translation: MNELIDQYLFELFDGLRDKTTVLFGEFIADAQALAAIFMLLYFGVESFKMMSGDKKLEIIPLLRPFALGLVLMFWIPFINLISYPGEVLTAQSKAMFTNQLDEVELLSRNRYALIDSVAVELLHTSILVERAENEVQDKKWYDFSIDFSAIGDKIAGLYVYVVAKAKMIMFNIIEFIVVTFWQVCTYFVFFLQIIFTGILVILGPLAFAFSVLPAFRDAYIQWIARFVSVSLYSCIAYIVLSISLVVMQYGIEREIEILEYALRNEAAFVMYVGMTSGGVNSFLLTALLGAFSMLTIPFVSTWIVSTTGVGQAVGGMVGGAAIATKAIAAPATGGASAAM